Genomic DNA from Aphanothece sacrum FPU1:
GCAGTAAAACGGCGGCCGGCCCAAATCCAGGAATATTAACTTGTCCTCCGTGACTATGACCCGATAATTGTAAATCTACTCGCCATTTTTGTAAAATTTCGGCAGAATCAGGGTTATGAGATAAGACTAAACGGGGAATATGAGGGGAAAGTTGGGTCATAATCGCTTCAGGATTAAACTCTTGTGACCAAAAATCTGCTAGTCCAACAATAGGCAAATCTTCTCCGAGAGGGGTAGCAATTTGATTCCATAATACTTGAATTCCAATACTTGTCAAGGCTTGAATTACCCTACTTTTCGCCTGACAATGATCATAATCATGGTTGCCTAAAACCGCATAAATTCCAGCGCGACTGTGGAGAGACTGAAGACACAATACCAGATCATCAATGGGATCGGGTTGATAAGTGATATAATCTCCAGTGAGTAGGACTAAATCGGGATTTTCTCGATTACTGGCCGCGATCGCTTGGCTTAATAATTTGTCAGATAAACGAAATCCATCATAATGAAGATCAGAGAGTTGGATCAGTTTTGTTCCGACTAAAGAGGGGGATAAATCAGCGATCGCGACCGTCACCCGTTCTATTTTTAGGGGTTCAAACCAAATGGGTGTCATTTCAGTTACCAGTTATCAGTTATCAGTTACTACCGCAAACAAGTCTGTAGCTTGAAGCAACGAATAT
This window encodes:
- a CDS encoding metallophosphoesterase — translated: MTPIWFEPLKIERVTVAIADLSPSLVGTKLIQLSDLHYDGFRLSDKLLSQAIAASNRENPDLVLLTGDYITYQPDPIDDLVLCLQSLHSRAGIYAVLGNHDYDHCQAKSRVIQALTSIGIQVLWNQIATPLGEDLPIVGLADFWSQEFNPEAIMTQLSPHIPRLVLSHNPDSAEILQKWRVDLQLSGHSHGGQVNIPGFGPAAVLLQQIRPYTPRCLDTWIPFIRKCSTVLKHWQWAQGWHQVAQNQLYVNRGLGTYFPGRLFCPPELTVITLTSQS